Genomic DNA from Desulfuromonas versatilis:
GTCGGATCCGAGGCGGCCGATTTTTTTTCAGTCTTATCCGATTTGATCAGAATTGATCCGCGGCCAATTGCCTTTAGGGTTTTCAGCCCTTGCCCGTCAGCCGCACGTTGCGCAAAAAAAAAAAAGCCCCCTCGCCTTGCGGCGCGGGGGCTTTCGTGTTTTTCAGGCTTTAGCGAGGATTACTCGATGTTCACCTGGGCGTCTTCGAGGATGATGTCGTACTTGTAGCCGTAGCCGAAGTCCTTGTCGGTGGTCAGCTTGCCGGTCACCAGGACGGTGTCGCCTACCTTGGCCACAGCGCTGGTGGTAACGGTCAGGTCGTTGGTCCCCTCGCCCCCGGTGCCGTCCTGGATGTGGATCCAGTTCTTGCCCATGATCTCGGGGCTGAACTTGACGACCTTGCCGCGCAGGGTGATTTCCTTGCCCGAGAGATCGCCCTTGCCGGCGAAAACCTCCGCCACGGTCTGGCCGCCTTCGGCCTTGGCGATGCCGGAGAGGTCGACCTGGGCCTGGCCGCCGGCGCTGCCGTTGATCGGCGGGTGGCCTTCGGGCATCTGCATGTCGCTGCCCATGCCTGCGGGCGCGGCTGCGGCGGGCGCGGCGCCGCCGACCATGACGGCCGGGACGAAGTAGACCATGTCGAAGGTGCGGTCCAGGGTCTTGCTGTGGTAGTCGACCATCGGCATGCCTTCGGGCACCGCCACCGGATCGCCCACCTGCACGACGAATTCGGGGGCCGCGGCCCAGAACTGCTCGGAGCCGGTGTCAACCTTGACATAGGTGTAGCCGCCCGAGTTCATGGTTTCGACGACCTTGCCGCTCTTGCCGGGCGAAGCCGCGGGCTGGGCGGCGGGCTGCTGCTGGGCGGCCGGTTCGGGAGCCGGGGCGGTCTTGGGAGCTTCGTCTTTGCAGCCTGCAGCAAGGGCCAGGGCGGCCATGCCGGCCAACATGAGAGAAAAACGTTTTTTCACAGCGATCCTCCGGATTGGTTTAATGGGACCTTCTGATGGACGGTTGCGTTGCCTGTTCGAAATACTCAATTTGCCAAATTACCATATCTTACAGCGAGGTTACAAGTGGTTTTGCTCCCGGGAGAGATGTGGTGACGACCAGCGGCCGTATACCTCGGCCAGGGCCCGCAGGCCCTTCTGCCGTTCCCCGGTGAAGGCGCCGGGCAGCAGCCGCCATCCCCAGTTGCCCCGCGACTTGCCGGGGGTGTTCATCCGCGCCTGCTCCTCGAGCCCGAGCACGTCCTGCAGGGGAAAGATGCACAGGTCGGCGACGCTGGCCATGGCCAGCCGCATCAGCTCGTGGGCGATGTCCCGACAATCGCTGCCGAGGTAGCCGCGCACCCCTTCCCGCTCCGCCCGGCTGAGCCCCTGCCACCAGCCTGCCGTGGTGTTGTTGTCGTGGGTGCCGGTATAGACCACGCAATGCCGCGGCAGGTTGTGCGGCAGGTAGGGGTTGCCCGCACCGGAGCCGAAGGCGAACTGCAGAATCTTCATCCCCGGCAAAGCGAAGCGCTCGCGCAGGGCCTCCACCTCGGGGGTGATCACCCCCAGGTCCTCCGCGACGATGGGGGCATCGCCCAGCGCGGCGGCCAGCGCGGTAAACAGCTCCGCCCCCGGGGCCGGCATCCAGCTCCCGCGCACGGCGGTCTGCTCCGCGGCGGGAATCGCCCAGCAGGCCTCGAACCCCCGGAAATGGTCCACCCGGACCATGTCGGCCTGGGCCAGGTTCCAGCGGAAGCGCGCCAGCCACCACGACCAGTCTTGCGCGGCCATCGCTTCCCAGCGGTACAGGGGGTTGCCCCAGCGCTGGCCGGTGGCACTGAAATAGTCCGGGGGAACCCCCGCCACCAGGGTCGGCTGACCCGTCTCGTCGAGATGGAAGAGCGTCGGGTTGGCCCAGACGTCCGCCGAGTCGAGGGCGACGAAAATGGGGATGTCCCCCAGGATCTTCACCCCCCGCCGGTTGGCGAAGGCCTTCAGGGCGAACCACTGCTCGAAGAATATGAACTGGGCATACTGATGGCAGCGGATCGGTTCGGCCAGTTTCTCCCCCCAGGAGCGCAGGGCTTCCGGTTCGCGCCGGCGGATCGGCTCCGGCCAGCGGTACCACGGGGCATCCTCGAAATGTTTGCGCAGGGCCTGGAACAGGGCGTAATCCTGCACCCAGTACCCCTGCTCGCAGCAGAAGCGGTCGAAGGCCTCGCGGCGCTCCGCGCCCGCCTCGCGAAAAAACCTCTGCGCCGCCTTGTGCAGCAACCGCCCCTTGAAGCCGTGGGCAAAACCGAAGTTGCATTCCCCCTCGGGCATCGCCACCCCGGCCAGGTCCTCCGCTTCGAGCTCCCCCTCTTCCACCAGCCGCTCCAGGCAGATCAGCAGCGGGTTGCCGGCAAAAGCGGAGAAGCAGCTGTAGGGCGAGTCTCCATACCCGGTGGGCCCCAGGGGGAGAATCTGCCAGACCGACTGCCCGGCCCCGCTCAGCAGGTCGATGAACCGGTAGGCTTCAATGCCCAGCGAGCCTATGCCGAAAGGCCCCGGGAGCGAGGTGGGATGCAGCAGTATGCCGCTGGAGCGCTTCAGTTTCATAGCGTGAGGTCTCTGTTCCGGCCAGCTGCGCTCATTATCGCCTCTGGCCCTGGGTAAATAAAGGGGTTAAACCCCGAATTGCCGCTGCGGATCTGCGCAGTCCGCAAGTTCGCCAACATGCGCCCCGCCACTGGGCAGGGGGCTTTGCGGGCCCACGCTGCCGCGGGCTCAGTCCGGCCAGTACTGTTTCAGGCAGTCGGGGCAGAGGCTGTGGGTAAAGGCCGATTCGGAACGCTCGGTGATGTATTTTTCCAGAATCTCCCAGTCCCCGGCGCCGTTGCGAATCTTTTTGCAGGCCGAACAGATCGGCAACAGGCCGCTGAGCACCTTGAGTTGCTGCGATTGGGAGTATACCAGGCGCGTGGCGCGCCGCATCAATAGCAGCAGCACGCCGAACACCACCCCCAGGGTCAGGGCGACGATCACGATGGCCGAGGCCACCACCCGCTTCATTTCGGCCCGGTAGGCGGAAACATCCAGGTAGATCTCGAACACCCCGATGCTGCGGCCGAGCGCGTCGAGGACCGGCAGATAGGTTTCCACCATGTCGCCGGCGATCCGCTGCTCCAGGTTGAGGTCCCAGAGCTCCTCGCCCTTTTCCAGCCGGGAACTCACCTGGCCGCCCAGCGCCTCCTTCAGATGGCTGTTTTCCAGGTCGGCCTGGCCGATGATCGAGCCGTCGGTGCTGTAGAGGATGCGCTGGTCGGGTGCATAGATCTTGATCTTGGGGATGTTGTACAGGACGAGGCTGTGGCGGATCTTCCGATCGAATTCGGCCAGGCCCCGCTCGGGGATCTCCAGGGGGAGCGGCGCCGCCCCTTCGCCGTGAATGAACGCGCCCAGGTGCTCCTGCACCAGGGCCTGGCCGATTTTGACGGCGTCGTCCTCGGCGCTGCGGACGATGTGGCGGCTGAAGACCAGGTAGATCCCGCTGCCGATCAGCAGCAGAATCAGGAGCATGGAGACCAGGGCCGAGTAGGTGAACAGCTGCAGCAGTTTCAGGTCCTGGCCGCTGGCGTAAACGTGTCCGTCGGAAATGTGGCGAGGCTCTTTCATGGTGACCGCGGGCAGGTGATTTTGACAGTTCGGGGCTCAGCCAGTCCGGATTTGCAAAAGTTCGGCCAACCTTGAACCCCGGACCCCGTTCAGGGCCCCCGCCGGCAGCAGGGCAATCCCCACCCACGGTCACAGCACCTGCCGCACCTGGCGTTCATCAACTCGGGCACAGGAAACCATCGGGCAACGGCGAGGGACCGCAGCGCCTGCGCCCCGGAGGACCGGAAGTGTAGGATGGGATCTAGAGCCAGGCCGGGTTCAGCCGCCCGTCGGGACCGCGCAGGTAGGGCGCCCAGGCCAGGCCGACGAAATGCACGTGAATGTCGGCGGTTTTCGGCCGCAGGCGGAATTCGGTCAGCTGTTCGGCCTGGGCGTCGAACCCGCTGTTGAGGGTGGCGACCTCGCGCTCGAACTCGGCCGCCAGCTCCTCGAGCTGGTGCTGCAGGGCCTCCACGTTCTCCTCGGCCCGTTCGACGTCAGCCGCCTCCTTGCCGATGCGCCCGGCCCCGCGCATGGCGGTGCCCACCCGCGAGGCGGTGCCGGCGCCCCCGCGCTTGCGGCCCAGAAACGCCCCGAGCAGGGCGGTGCCGAAGGAGATGGCCGTGTCGAGCTTGCTGCGGCGGGCCTGGTCCTGCTCCCGCGACAGCGCCTGCTCGGCCTTGCGCAGGCGCTCCTCCAGGGCGGCGGTGCGTTCGGCGTACTTTTCGCGCAGCTTCGCCACCGCCTCGTCGCGCTGCTCGTTGGCCTGCTGCTGC
This window encodes:
- the malQ gene encoding 4-alpha-glucanotransferase produces the protein MKLKRSSGILLHPTSLPGPFGIGSLGIEAYRFIDLLSGAGQSVWQILPLGPTGYGDSPYSCFSAFAGNPLLICLERLVEEGELEAEDLAGVAMPEGECNFGFAHGFKGRLLHKAAQRFFREAGAERREAFDRFCCEQGYWVQDYALFQALRKHFEDAPWYRWPEPIRRREPEALRSWGEKLAEPIRCHQYAQFIFFEQWFALKAFANRRGVKILGDIPIFVALDSADVWANPTLFHLDETGQPTLVAGVPPDYFSATGQRWGNPLYRWEAMAAQDWSWWLARFRWNLAQADMVRVDHFRGFEACWAIPAAEQTAVRGSWMPAPGAELFTALAAALGDAPIVAEDLGVITPEVEALRERFALPGMKILQFAFGSGAGNPYLPHNLPRHCVVYTGTHDNNTTAGWWQGLSRAEREGVRGYLGSDCRDIAHELMRLAMASVADLCIFPLQDVLGLEEQARMNTPGKSRGNWGWRLLPGAFTGERQKGLRALAEVYGRWSSPHLSREQNHL
- a CDS encoding DNA-binding protein, translating into MKKRFSLMLAGMAALALAAGCKDEAPKTAPAPEPAAQQQPAAQPAASPGKSGKVVETMNSGGYTYVKVDTGSEQFWAAAPEFVVQVGDPVAVPEGMPMVDYHSKTLDRTFDMVYFVPAVMVGGAAPAAAAPAGMGSDMQMPEGHPPINGSAGGQAQVDLSGIAKAEGGQTVAEVFAGKGDLSGKEITLRGKVVKFSPEIMGKNWIHIQDGTGGEGTNDLTVTTSAVAKVGDTVLVTGKLTTDKDFGYGYKYDIILEDAQVNIE